One Vanacampus margaritifer isolate UIUO_Vmar chromosome 20, RoL_Vmar_1.0, whole genome shotgun sequence DNA window includes the following coding sequences:
- the rmdn1 gene encoding regulator of microtubule dynamics protein 1, whose amino-acid sequence MAGLFWTRCVNRTITDATWTKGIRIRTANRFYWSSPRRVANVLTSGRAAFLLGLPTLSCLTYGAYRKVQDSAVVLALEKEEVLEQADYLYSCAETHKLYQLLLQYKDSDNAEFLWRLARVSRDVSELPDTQEGRKKQLMYEAFEYAKKSLEKDDKCFAAHKWYAICLSDVGEYEGVKVKIGNSYTIREHLERALKLNPKDATSLHILGYWCFTFSELPWYQRKVAAVIFASPPTSTYDEALQFFLKAEQVDPNFYSKNLLMLGKTYMAMKDDQKALLWLNKAKDYPPRTHEDKEVHKEAVDLLKKFR is encoded by the exons ATGGCTGGCCTCTTTTGGACGCGGTGTGTTAACAGAACCATCACGGACGCAACTTGGACGAAAGGCATCCGAATTAGAACGGCTAACCGGTTTTACTGGTCCTCTCCAAGAAGGGTCGCCAATGTTCTCACA AGTGGAAGAGCTGCATTCCTGCTGGGACTCCCAACACTCTCGTGCCTGACATATGGAGCTTATCGTAAGGTCCAGGACTCAGCGGTGGTCCTTGCTTTAGAAAAAG AGGAAGTTCTTGAGCAGGCTGACTATCTTTACAGCTGTGCGGAGACACACAAACTCTACCAGCTCCTACTACAGTACAAAGACAG CGATAATGCCGAGTTCTTGTGGAGGCTGGCAAGAGTGTCCCGTGACGTGTCCGAGCTGCCCGACACCCAGGAGGGACGGAAGAAGCAGCTGATGTATGAGGCCTttgaatatgcaaaaaaatcctTGGAGAAAGATGACAAGTGTTTCGCAGCACACAAA TGGTATGCAATATGCCTGAGTGATGTAGGGGAGTACGAGGGAGTCAAGGTTAAAATTGGAAATTCTTACACAATCCGGGAACATCTGGAG AGAGCACTCAAGCTCAATCCCAAAGATGCAACATCCTTGCACATTTTGGGTTACTG GTGTTTCACTTTTTCTGAGCTGCCGTGGTATCAACGCAAGGTGGCGGCGGTTATTTTTGCGTCACCTCCCACATCTACTTATGACGAg GCTTTGCAGTTCTTCCTGAAAGCTGAACAAG TCGATCCCAACTTCTACAGTAAAAACCTCCTCATGCTGGGGAAGACCTACATGGCCATGAAGGATGATCAGAAAGCGCTGCTGTGGCTAAACAAAGCGAAAGATTACCCCCCGCGCACGCACGAAGACAAAGAG GTCCATAAAGAAGCCGTTGACCTGTTAAAGAAGTTCAGATGA
- the wwp1 gene encoding NEDD4-like E3 ubiquitin-protein ligase WWP1 isoform X2 has product MATALLSAEPSHNYRGTSQLHAIVSCAKIKRKKSLFGVAIYVEVTAEGESRRTAKSHSSSSPKWDERLTLNVTPHSQVDFKVWSHHTLKADALLGKASLDLIETLEQHESKLENVKEVLKLSVEHKGVLVPAGELTVYLDGLTVGDQEELPPLTNGNTANGTKVQQNGDAIHENAESSSSSSRAANSTVNGTDLSLRSASCSTSNGLNSQVPSSSCSPALGHVVNGDVTPNSTPSHQPSDSDAESRTQNHEDRTPDSLLPDSDTAPNGTSQPPPPQASTSSSAAKPNDGAVAADAAATAASSTCTSTAQGATAIEASSSVSTSPAPGETNVSADSGSSSSAAAVSADGPKPRQQAPAAAGTADPLPPGWEQRKDPHGRTYYVDHNTRTTTWERPQPLPPGWERRVDDRGRIYYVDHNTRTTTWQRPTMESVRNFEQWQSQRSQLQGAMHQFNQRYLYSASMMSAENDPLGPLPPGWERRVDSNDRVYFVNHNTKTTQWEDPRTQGLQNEDPLPEGWEIRYTREGVRYFVDHNTRTTTFSDPRTGKSSVTKGPQIAYERSFRWKLAHFRYLCQSNALPSHVKITVSRQTLFEDSFQQIMALKPYDLRRRLYVIFRGEEGLDYGGLAREWFFLLSHEVLNPMYCLFEYAGKSNYCLQINPASAINPDHLSYFCFIGRFIAMALFHGKFIDTGFSLPFYKRMLNKKLILKDLESIDPEFYNSLIWIRDNNIEECGLEMYFSVDMEILGKITSHDLKPDGTNVLVTEENKEEYISLMAEWRFSRGVEGQTKAFLDGFNEVVPLQWLQYFDEKELEVMLCGMQEVDLQDWQRNTVYRHYTRNSKQIIWFWQLVKEVDNEVRLRLMQFVTGTCRLPLGGFAELMGSNGPQKFCIEKVGKETWLPRSHTCFNRLDLPPYKSFEQLKEKLLFAIEETEGFGQE; this is encoded by the exons ATGGCCACAGCCTTGCTCAGTGCAGAGCCAAGCCATAACTACAGAGGAACGTCACAGCTCCATGCAATTG TTTCCTGTGCCAAAATCAAGAGGAAGAAAAGCTTGTTTGGAGTTGCCATTTACGTGGAGGTGACAGCAGAGGGCGAGTCGCGTCGCACAGCCAAGTCTCACAGCTCATCCAGTCCGAAATGGGATGAAAGGCTTACTCT GAATGTAACACCGCACAGCCAGGTGGACTTCAAAGTATGGAGTCACCACACCCTGAAAGCCGACGCTCTGCTGGGCAAAGCCTCACTGGACCTGATAGAAACCTTGGAGCAGCATGAAAGCAAat TGGAGAATGTAAAGGAGGTGCTGAAGCTGAGTGTGGAGCACAAGGGCGTTCTGGTGCCTGCAGGGGAGCTGACAGTCTACCTGGATGGGCTGACTGTCGGTGATCAGGAGGAACTGCCACCACTAACCAATGGGAATACAGCAAATGGCACTA AAGTGCAGCAGAATGGTGACGCCATCCATGAAAATGCAGaatcttcttcctcttcctcaagGGCTGCCAACAG CACAGTCAATGGGACAGACTTAAGCCTGCGGTCAGCTTCCTGTTCAACCTCGAATGGATTGAATAGTCAGGTGCCTTCCAGTTCCTGTAGCCCAGCCCTGGGTCACGTCGTCAATGGCGACGTCACGCCCAACTCCACACCAAGCCACCAACCCTCAGACAGTGATGCAGAGAGTAGGACTC AAAACCACGAGGACCGCACTCCGGATTCCCTTCTGCCAGATTCCGACACGGCTCCAAATGGCACATCTCAGCCGCCGCCTCCACAGGCTTCAACCTCGTCTTCTGCTGCCAAGCCGAATGATGGCGCTGTTGCCGCTGATGCCGCCGCGACCGCCGCCTCATCCACGTGCACTTCCACAGCACAAGGCGCCACCGCCATCGAGGCCTCGTCGTCGGTGTCCACCTCCCCAGCACCGGGAGAAACAAATGTGTCAGCTGACAGTGGAAGCAGTAGCAGCGCTGCGGCAGTATCTGCAGATGGACCCAAACCCAGACAGCAGGCCCCTGCAGCTGCTGGCACCGCAGATCCTCTTCCACcggg GTGGGAGCAGAGAAAAGACCCACATGGGAGAACATATTACGTAGACCACAACACCAGAACGACTACCTGGGAAAGACCACAGCCACTACCACCAGG ATGGGAGCGCCGCGTGGATGACCGGGGCAGGATCTATTACGTGGACCATAACACCCGCACCACCACATGGCAGCGTCCCACAATGGAGTCAGTCCGGAATTTTGAGCAGTGGCAGAGTCAGCGCAGCCAGCTGCAGGGAGCAATGCACCAGTTTAACCAGAGATACCTCTACTCT GCATCCATGATGTCTGCTGAGAACGATCCACTGGGCCCGCTACCTCCTGGTTGGG AGAGGCGTGTGGACTCCAACGACAGAGTATACTTCGTcaaccacaacacaaaaacaacacagtggGAGGACCCCCGTACCCAAGG gtTACAGAATGAGGATCCTCTACCTGAGGGTTGGGAGATCCGCTACACAAGGGAAGGTGTTCGATACTTCGTAGATCATAACACCCGGACGACGACATTTAGCGACCCCCGCACTGGAAAGTCCTCTgt cACCAAAGGCCCACAAATTGCATACGAGCGCAGCTTCCGGTGGAAACTAGCCCATTTTCGCTACTTGTGCCAG TCGAATGCCCTCCCTAGCCATGTGAAGATCACCGTCTCCAGACAGACGTTGTTTGAAGACTCATTCCAGCAG ATTATGGCTCTAAAACCCTACGACCTAAGACGGAGACTTTACGTCATCTTCCGGGGCGAGGAGGGTCTTGATTATGGAGGCTTAGCTCG GGAGTGGTTCTTCTTGTTGTCGCATGAGGTGCTGAACCCCATGTACTGTCTGTTTGAGTACGCTGGCAAGAGCAACTACTGCCTGCAGATCAACCCAGCTTCTGCTATCAACCCAGACCACCTCTCATATTTCTGCTTCATAGGCAGATTTATTGCAATG GCACTTTTTCATGGAAAGTTCATCGACACAGGCTTCTCCCTGCCTTTCTACAAACGTATGCTCAATAAGAAGCTCATCCTCAAAGATTTGGAGTCCATAGACCCAGAGTTCTATAATTCACTTATATGGATCAG GGACAACAACATTGAGGAGTGTGGTCTGGAGATGTATTTCTCAGTGGACATGGAGATCTTAGGCAAAATCACATCCCATGACCTCAAACCCGATGGCACCAACGTCCTTGTCACTGAGGAGAACAAGGAGGAGTACATCAG TTTAATGGCAGAGTGGAGGTTCTCCCGTGGAGTTGAAGGTCAGACCAAAGCTTTCCTGGATGGTTTTAATGAGGTGGTTCCACTGCAGTGGCTCCAATATTTCGATGAAAAGGAGTTGGAG GTCATGCTGTGTGGCATGCAAGAGGTGGACTTGCAGGACTGGCAGAGGAACACAGTGTATCGCCACTATACCAGGAACAGTAAACAAATCATCTGGTTCTGGCAG CTCGTGAAAGAAGTGGACAACGAAGTGCGTCTGCGCCTCATGCAGTTCGTCACCGGAACCTGCAGGCTTCCTCTGGGCGGCTTCGCTGAGCTCATGG GAAGTAACGGGCCTCAGAAGTTCTGCATTGAGAAGGTTGGTAAGGAAACATGGCTTCCCAGGAGCCACACGTG CTTCAACCGTCTGGACTTGCCCCCTTACAAAAGCTTTGAGCAGCTCAAAGAGAAACTCCTCTTCGCCATCGAGGAAACGGAAGGATTCGGACAAGAATAG
- the wwp1 gene encoding NEDD4-like E3 ubiquitin-protein ligase WWP1 isoform X1, with protein sequence MATALLSAEPSHNYRGTSQLHAIVSCAKIKRKKSLFGVAIYVEVTAEGESRRTAKSHSSSSPKWDERLTLNVTPHSQVDFKVWSHHTLKADALLGKASLDLIETLEQHESKLENVKEVLKLSVEHKGVLVPAGELTVYLDGLTVGDQEELPPLTNGNTANGTKVQQNGDAIHENAESSSSSSRAANSTVNGTDLSLRSASCSTSNGLNSQVPSSSCSPALGHVVNGDVTPNSTPSHQPSDSDAESRTRDVLPPAENHEDRTPDSLLPDSDTAPNGTSQPPPPQASTSSSAAKPNDGAVAADAAATAASSTCTSTAQGATAIEASSSVSTSPAPGETNVSADSGSSSSAAAVSADGPKPRQQAPAAAGTADPLPPGWEQRKDPHGRTYYVDHNTRTTTWERPQPLPPGWERRVDDRGRIYYVDHNTRTTTWQRPTMESVRNFEQWQSQRSQLQGAMHQFNQRYLYSASMMSAENDPLGPLPPGWERRVDSNDRVYFVNHNTKTTQWEDPRTQGLQNEDPLPEGWEIRYTREGVRYFVDHNTRTTTFSDPRTGKSSVTKGPQIAYERSFRWKLAHFRYLCQSNALPSHVKITVSRQTLFEDSFQQIMALKPYDLRRRLYVIFRGEEGLDYGGLAREWFFLLSHEVLNPMYCLFEYAGKSNYCLQINPASAINPDHLSYFCFIGRFIAMALFHGKFIDTGFSLPFYKRMLNKKLILKDLESIDPEFYNSLIWIRDNNIEECGLEMYFSVDMEILGKITSHDLKPDGTNVLVTEENKEEYISLMAEWRFSRGVEGQTKAFLDGFNEVVPLQWLQYFDEKELEVMLCGMQEVDLQDWQRNTVYRHYTRNSKQIIWFWQLVKEVDNEVRLRLMQFVTGTCRLPLGGFAELMGSNGPQKFCIEKVGKETWLPRSHTCFNRLDLPPYKSFEQLKEKLLFAIEETEGFGQE encoded by the exons ATGGCCACAGCCTTGCTCAGTGCAGAGCCAAGCCATAACTACAGAGGAACGTCACAGCTCCATGCAATTG TTTCCTGTGCCAAAATCAAGAGGAAGAAAAGCTTGTTTGGAGTTGCCATTTACGTGGAGGTGACAGCAGAGGGCGAGTCGCGTCGCACAGCCAAGTCTCACAGCTCATCCAGTCCGAAATGGGATGAAAGGCTTACTCT GAATGTAACACCGCACAGCCAGGTGGACTTCAAAGTATGGAGTCACCACACCCTGAAAGCCGACGCTCTGCTGGGCAAAGCCTCACTGGACCTGATAGAAACCTTGGAGCAGCATGAAAGCAAat TGGAGAATGTAAAGGAGGTGCTGAAGCTGAGTGTGGAGCACAAGGGCGTTCTGGTGCCTGCAGGGGAGCTGACAGTCTACCTGGATGGGCTGACTGTCGGTGATCAGGAGGAACTGCCACCACTAACCAATGGGAATACAGCAAATGGCACTA AAGTGCAGCAGAATGGTGACGCCATCCATGAAAATGCAGaatcttcttcctcttcctcaagGGCTGCCAACAG CACAGTCAATGGGACAGACTTAAGCCTGCGGTCAGCTTCCTGTTCAACCTCGAATGGATTGAATAGTCAGGTGCCTTCCAGTTCCTGTAGCCCAGCCCTGGGTCACGTCGTCAATGGCGACGTCACGCCCAACTCCACACCAAGCCACCAACCCTCAGACAGTGATGCAGAGAGTAGGACTC GTGACGTGTTGCCTCCAGCAGAAAACCACGAGGACCGCACTCCGGATTCCCTTCTGCCAGATTCCGACACGGCTCCAAATGGCACATCTCAGCCGCCGCCTCCACAGGCTTCAACCTCGTCTTCTGCTGCCAAGCCGAATGATGGCGCTGTTGCCGCTGATGCCGCCGCGACCGCCGCCTCATCCACGTGCACTTCCACAGCACAAGGCGCCACCGCCATCGAGGCCTCGTCGTCGGTGTCCACCTCCCCAGCACCGGGAGAAACAAATGTGTCAGCTGACAGTGGAAGCAGTAGCAGCGCTGCGGCAGTATCTGCAGATGGACCCAAACCCAGACAGCAGGCCCCTGCAGCTGCTGGCACCGCAGATCCTCTTCCACcggg GTGGGAGCAGAGAAAAGACCCACATGGGAGAACATATTACGTAGACCACAACACCAGAACGACTACCTGGGAAAGACCACAGCCACTACCACCAGG ATGGGAGCGCCGCGTGGATGACCGGGGCAGGATCTATTACGTGGACCATAACACCCGCACCACCACATGGCAGCGTCCCACAATGGAGTCAGTCCGGAATTTTGAGCAGTGGCAGAGTCAGCGCAGCCAGCTGCAGGGAGCAATGCACCAGTTTAACCAGAGATACCTCTACTCT GCATCCATGATGTCTGCTGAGAACGATCCACTGGGCCCGCTACCTCCTGGTTGGG AGAGGCGTGTGGACTCCAACGACAGAGTATACTTCGTcaaccacaacacaaaaacaacacagtggGAGGACCCCCGTACCCAAGG gtTACAGAATGAGGATCCTCTACCTGAGGGTTGGGAGATCCGCTACACAAGGGAAGGTGTTCGATACTTCGTAGATCATAACACCCGGACGACGACATTTAGCGACCCCCGCACTGGAAAGTCCTCTgt cACCAAAGGCCCACAAATTGCATACGAGCGCAGCTTCCGGTGGAAACTAGCCCATTTTCGCTACTTGTGCCAG TCGAATGCCCTCCCTAGCCATGTGAAGATCACCGTCTCCAGACAGACGTTGTTTGAAGACTCATTCCAGCAG ATTATGGCTCTAAAACCCTACGACCTAAGACGGAGACTTTACGTCATCTTCCGGGGCGAGGAGGGTCTTGATTATGGAGGCTTAGCTCG GGAGTGGTTCTTCTTGTTGTCGCATGAGGTGCTGAACCCCATGTACTGTCTGTTTGAGTACGCTGGCAAGAGCAACTACTGCCTGCAGATCAACCCAGCTTCTGCTATCAACCCAGACCACCTCTCATATTTCTGCTTCATAGGCAGATTTATTGCAATG GCACTTTTTCATGGAAAGTTCATCGACACAGGCTTCTCCCTGCCTTTCTACAAACGTATGCTCAATAAGAAGCTCATCCTCAAAGATTTGGAGTCCATAGACCCAGAGTTCTATAATTCACTTATATGGATCAG GGACAACAACATTGAGGAGTGTGGTCTGGAGATGTATTTCTCAGTGGACATGGAGATCTTAGGCAAAATCACATCCCATGACCTCAAACCCGATGGCACCAACGTCCTTGTCACTGAGGAGAACAAGGAGGAGTACATCAG TTTAATGGCAGAGTGGAGGTTCTCCCGTGGAGTTGAAGGTCAGACCAAAGCTTTCCTGGATGGTTTTAATGAGGTGGTTCCACTGCAGTGGCTCCAATATTTCGATGAAAAGGAGTTGGAG GTCATGCTGTGTGGCATGCAAGAGGTGGACTTGCAGGACTGGCAGAGGAACACAGTGTATCGCCACTATACCAGGAACAGTAAACAAATCATCTGGTTCTGGCAG CTCGTGAAAGAAGTGGACAACGAAGTGCGTCTGCGCCTCATGCAGTTCGTCACCGGAACCTGCAGGCTTCCTCTGGGCGGCTTCGCTGAGCTCATGG GAAGTAACGGGCCTCAGAAGTTCTGCATTGAGAAGGTTGGTAAGGAAACATGGCTTCCCAGGAGCCACACGTG CTTCAACCGTCTGGACTTGCCCCCTTACAAAAGCTTTGAGCAGCTCAAAGAGAAACTCCTCTTCGCCATCGAGGAAACGGAAGGATTCGGACAAGAATAG